In a genomic window of Amblyomma americanum isolate KBUSLIRL-KWMA chromosome 4, ASM5285725v1, whole genome shotgun sequence:
- the LOC144129993 gene encoding uncharacterized protein LOC144129993: MKKPEQPQDDTSSAEETSGMSTLQVHTSRRLGTRLSQRTPSQTQVTQYEKPKTKVAEAETESRSPQTTVAPPREPENVEDSKPDPGKPTSKGVGKKLSSLSKVKRRSASRLRKAEAALIPKKPKKETPVSPLMKHRPGATQDSHRRSSSTRTIRKDAKADESSAPSDRARESGASPEQSNEGQSTEGAIDSLQRGLRSTTKCSLRSEAPLGYLFARTGDVTPRTAMNQSVAAGMFVPPSTCRTCCFISHTPYKKCRVEWTTTYYQGI, from the exons ATGAAGAAGCCAGAGCAACCGCAGGACGACACGTCGTCGGCAGAGGAAACCAGCGGGATGTCGACTCTCCAGGTGCACACCTCCAGGCGGCTGGGCACTCGTCTCTCGCAACGCACTCCCTCCCAGACCCAAGTCACGCAGTACGAAAAGCCAAAGACCAAAGTTGCCGAAGCCGAAACTGAGTCCCGAAGCCCACAGACCACGGTCGCTCCTCCTCGAGAGCCGGAGAACGTCGAAGACTCGAAGCCGGATCCCGGGAAGCCTACCAGCAAGGGAGTCGGGAAAAAGCTGAGCAG CCTCAGCAAAGTCAAGCGGCGCAGCGCCAGCCGCCTACGCAAGGCGGAGGCGGCACTGATTCCGAAAAAGCCCAAGAAAGAAACGCCCGTTTCACCTTTGATGAAGCACCGGCCTGGCGCCACGCAGGATTCACATCGACGATCTTCTTCTACCAGAACAATTCGCAAAGACGCCAAGGCCGACGAGTCATCCGCTCCCTCTGATAGAGCACG CGAAAGTGGCGCATCCCCTGAGCAGTCCAACGAGGGCCAGAGCACGGAAGGCGCAATTGACTCGCTGCAGAGGGGCCTGCGCTCCACGACCAAGTGTTCCTTGCGCTCCGAGGCGCCCCTGGGCTACCTCTTCGCCAGGACCGGCGACGTCACTCCGCGCACTGCGATGAACCAAAGTGTGGCTGCCGGAATGTTCGTCCCCCCCAGTACGTGCCGGACCTGCTGCTTCATTTCACACACGCCATACAAGAAGTGCAGGGTAGAGTGGACCACAACATATTATCAAGGCATCTAA